CGAGCCACGACGATAACTACCGCGAAATCTTCACCCGGAGCGGTCGCTTCTTTCAAAATCACATCGCAGGGTTGATCGACGCTAGGTTCGAGGCCGACAAGTTTCGGAATTTCGACGGTGAAACTGCTGTAAAACGACGATGCGTTCCGGAAGAGCAATTCCAACGAAACCGAACTGAAGTGCCTTCCTTAGTCGTCGGCTGCAGCCGCTTCCGCCTCGCCCGTCGCTTCGGCTCGCTCGAGGTCTTCCAGATACTCGTCGGCGTCCAGCGCAGCCTTCGAGCCCATACCGGCAGCCGTCACCGCCTGCTGGTAGTGGTAGTCGACGACGTCGCCGGCGCCGAAGATGCCGGGGACGTGGGTCTCGGTCTGGCCGCCGCCGGTACCCCCCTGCGTTTCGAGGTAGCCGTCGTCGTCGAGTTTGACGCCGGTGTCCTCGAGGTACGACGTGTTCGGCGTGTGGCCGATCGCGTAGAAGACGGCGCCGACATCGAAGTCGAACTCCTCGGTTTCGGGATCGTCGAGCCGGTCGGTCGGGTGGCCCTTATCGTTCTGGACGAGGGTAACGTGGTCGACGCCCTCCTCCTGGGAGCCGTGGATCTCCACGAGTTCGGTGTTTTTCATGATCTCGATGTCGCCTTCCTCGACCTTCTCGTGGACGCGGTCGACCCAGTAGTCCTCGGCGCGGAACTCCTCGCGGCGGTGGGCGATGTAGACCGTGTCGGCGAACTTCGTGAGGAAGGTAGCTTCCTCCATCGCGGCGTCGCCGCCGCCGACGACGAGCATGTCCTCGCCGCGGAAGAAGGCGCCGTCGCAGGTCGCACAGGTCGAGAGCCCGTAGCCCATGAGTTCGTCCTCGCCGGGGATACCGAGCGTCCGTGCGCTGGCGCCCGAGGCGGCGATGACGGCGTCGGCGGTGTAGACGTCGCCGTTGGTGAGTTCGACGCGGAACGGGCGCTGGGAGTCGTCGACCGACTCGATGATGCCGTTTTTCAGGTCGGCGCCGAACTGCCGGGCCTGCTCTTTCATGTTGTTCACGAGCTCCGACCCGTTGATGCCGTCGGGGAAGCCGGGGTAGTTCGCGACGTCCGTGGTGAGGGTAAGCTGGCCCCCGGGTTCGTCGCCCTCGATGACCAGCGGCTCGTTGTTCGAGCGACCGGCGTAGATCGCAGCAGTGAGTCCCGAGATGCCGGTGCCGGCGATGATGAGCTTGCGGTGTTCGACGATTTCGTCCTCGTTGTCGTCTGCAATGCCCAACTTCTCGTCGAGTTCGCCCGTCTCCTCGAGCGCGCTGGTGTCGTCCCAGCCGCCGATCAGTTCGTCGTCGATGAAGACCTCGGGTGCGGTCTTGCGGCCGTCGGCGCGCTCGACCATCTCCTCGAAGAGGTCGTCGTCGCCGGTGACGTTGTACGTCTCGTACTCGATGCCCTTGCTGTCGAAGAGGTCCTTGGCCTTCTCGCAGTACGGGCAGTCTTCCTTCGTATAGATCTCTACGCGAGGCTGCTCGCTCATGCGCGATAATTGGGATACTGGGCCTAAACCCCTTGCGTTCTCAGCAATACCGAGCGGCGCCTACGACGCGCCCCCGCGGTCGTCCCCGGCGGTCGACCGGTCCACGAACTCGACGGCGACGGCCACATTTTGGCCCGTCTGTGCCTCGAGCCGAGCCTCGAGATCCGAGGCGAGAGCGGGATAGGGTGCGTCGGCGGGTCGCTGGACGACGACCGTGACCGACGTCTCGTCGGCGACGAGTCCGCCGTCGTGGAAGTCGGTCTGCACGTCCGCCAGCGTCAGTTCCTCGTAGGGTTCTTCCTCGAGGACGGTCCGAACTTCGTCGTTAACGTCGCTCTGGAAGGAAACGTGTGTTCCGAGCACGAACCCGGCGCCGGCGAGGACGAGTAGTCCGCAGGTGAGGACGACGGCGAGCGTACTCATCCGCCCGCCGGAGACGTTGCCGCGAATCGTCCCGGGCGTCCAGCTGTCGGGCCGGTAGCCGAGGTACCAGAACACGACGAGGCCGGCCAGCGGGATCGACGTGGCGTTGACCGCGACGAGGGTCGCCGCGCCGAGCGCGACCGACGCGTTCCCCCAGGCGAGGCCGATGCCGACCGCCGCGGCGGCCGGCATGAGCGCGACGGCGATCATCACGCCGACCAGCGAGACGGGGATCGCCGTCGCGAGGCCGAACGCCCCCGCGGCACCCGCACAGATCCCGACGACGATCGCCAGCGGTCCCGGCGAGATGCGGTTCTGGACCTGTACGATGGCGGTAATGTCGATCGTCGAGGGGACGAACCCGCCCGAGCGGATCAGCCAGGCGAACGCGAACGCGCCGGCGATCGCCACGACCAAGCCGCTGACC
The DNA window shown above is from Halopiger xanaduensis SH-6 and carries:
- a CDS encoding FAD-dependent oxidoreductase translates to MSEQPRVEIYTKEDCPYCEKAKDLFDSKGIEYETYNVTGDDDLFEEMVERADGRKTAPEVFIDDELIGGWDDTSALEETGELDEKLGIADDNEDEIVEHRKLIIAGTGISGLTAAIYAGRSNNEPLVIEGDEPGGQLTLTTDVANYPGFPDGINGSELVNNMKEQARQFGADLKNGIIESVDDSQRPFRVELTNGDVYTADAVIAASGASARTLGIPGEDELMGYGLSTCATCDGAFFRGEDMLVVGGGDAAMEEATFLTKFADTVYIAHRREEFRAEDYWVDRVHEKVEEGDIEIMKNTELVEIHGSQEEGVDHVTLVQNDKGHPTDRLDDPETEEFDFDVGAVFYAIGHTPNTSYLEDTGVKLDDDGYLETQGGTGGGQTETHVPGIFGAGDVVDYHYQQAVTAAGMGSKAALDADEYLEDLERAEATGEAEAAAADD
- a CDS encoding DUF389 domain-containing protein codes for the protein MRLIEVFVPDDKREEALDVLETENIDYVRTVENGEGTDGELVSFPVPPQAVEHVLSSLRDVGIDDDFVVVSSIETARTPRIDDLEDRYVNGQEEDDSIAREEIRSRALNMTPGRLTYYAMTVLSALVATAGLLLDSPAIVVGSMVIAPQVSAALTGTVGLVLDDRKMVVDGLFALVSGLVVAIAGAFAFAWLIRSGGFVPSTIDITAIVQVQNRISPGPLAIVVGICAGAAGAFGLATAIPVSLVGVMIAVALMPAAAAVGIGLAWGNASVALGAATLVAVNATSIPLAGLVVFWYLGYRPDSWTPGTIRGNVSGGRMSTLAVVLTCGLLVLAGAGFVLGTHVSFQSDVNDEVRTVLEEEPYEELTLADVQTDFHDGGLVADETSVTVVVQRPADAPYPALASDLEARLEAQTGQNVAVAVEFVDRSTAGDDRGGAS